One Gelria sp. Kuro-4 DNA segment encodes these proteins:
- the speE gene encoding polyamine aminopropyltransferase, with protein MDVWFYEEHKQNLRLNYRVKRVLAHKKTDYQELVVVETENYGRTLVLDGAVQLTVRDEFIYHEMIAHVPLFTHPDPQKVLVIGGGDGGTVRETLKHKEVNEVHLVEIDPEVVAAAREYFPETSAGLSDKRVHVHYADGIRFVAEQEGAFDVIIVDSSDPVGPAEGLFGKQFYADVARALKPDGLFVAQTESPWANQDILPRIYAGIRATFPIARLYLATVPTYPGWLWSFTLGSKKHDPLTVDPARIPDLGCRYYTPELHRAAFTLPRFVGDLLEKPADPFA; from the coding sequence GTGGATGTGTGGTTTTATGAAGAACACAAGCAGAACCTACGCCTGAACTACCGGGTGAAAAGGGTACTCGCTCACAAAAAGACAGACTACCAAGAACTGGTGGTGGTTGAGACAGAAAACTACGGGCGCACCCTGGTGCTGGACGGCGCCGTGCAGCTTACCGTGCGCGATGAGTTCATTTACCATGAGATGATCGCCCACGTTCCGCTTTTTACGCATCCCGACCCGCAAAAGGTGCTCGTGATCGGGGGCGGCGACGGCGGTACCGTGCGCGAGACGTTGAAACATAAGGAAGTGAACGAGGTCCATCTGGTGGAGATCGACCCGGAAGTGGTGGCGGCGGCGCGGGAATACTTCCCGGAAACCAGTGCGGGCCTCAGCGACAAACGGGTGCATGTCCATTACGCGGACGGCATAAGGTTTGTGGCCGAGCAGGAAGGAGCCTTTGATGTGATCATTGTGGACTCCTCCGACCCGGTCGGCCCGGCGGAGGGGCTGTTTGGGAAGCAATTCTACGCCGACGTGGCCCGGGCGCTGAAACCGGACGGGCTTTTTGTGGCGCAGACGGAGTCGCCCTGGGCGAACCAGGACATCCTGCCGCGCATTTACGCCGGGATCCGCGCCACCTTCCCCATTGCGCGTCTCTACCTGGCCACCGTTCCCACCTACCCGGGGTGGCTGTGGAGCTTTACCCTGGGCTCTAAAAAGCACGACCCGCTCACCGTCGATCCCGCCCGCATTCCGGACCTGGGCTGCCGTTACTACACCCCCGAGCTGCACCGCGCCGCCTTTACCCTGCCCCGGTTTGTCGGCGACCTCCTGGAAAAACCTGCTGACCCGTTCGCCTAG